Proteins encoded in a region of the Hypomesus transpacificus isolate Combined female chromosome 17, fHypTra1, whole genome shotgun sequence genome:
- the mreg gene encoding melanoregulin, whose amino-acid sequence MGAAFKRFCARFCCCCCCDDDDEEEKQPILSHDTLEYFEREAQKRRDQETNLWSEPGDPSHSERDDDRSLYNLLQTRAKTRRGSHGYRRLSVDIEAMRDMRREVRDKWKMILENLGFMAEAESLLTVATSASFDRMHNAPVARTLLHTLHSETSIFNSRESPPERYLFILDRLIYLDAAEDFVAKARRFYPKRDDDDEEDEETAINLPMLLARVNRAMNGGGEDDERLDEEDGSGREEEDKP is encoded by the exons ATGGGGGCTGCCTTTAAGAGGTTCTGTGCGCGCttctgctgttgctgttgctgtgacgatgatgatgaagaagagAAGCAGCCTATCCTCAG TCATGATACTCTGGAATATTTTGAACGGGAGGCACAGAAGCGGCGCGACCAGGAGACCAACTTGTGGAGTGAGCCTGGCGACCCCAGCCActcagagagagatgatgaCCGCTCGCTCTACAACCTGCTCCAGACCAGGGCCAAGACCCGCAGGGGCTCCCAT GGTTACCGGCGTCTGAGTGTGGACATTGAGGCCATGAGGGACATGCGCCGAGAGGTCAGAGATAAATGGAAGATGATCCTGGAGAACCTTG GTTTCATGGCCGAGGCCGAGTCTTTGCTGACTGTGGCCACCAGCGCGTCATTCGACCGCATGCACAACGCCCCTGTGGCCCGCACGCTGCTGCACACGCTCCATTCCGAGACGTCCATCTTCAACAGCAGGGAATCCCCACCAGAGAGATACCTCTTCATCCTA GATCGTCTCATATACCTGGACGCCGCCGAGGACTTTGTGGCGAAGGCTCGACGCTTTTACCCCAAGCGAGACGATGATgacgaggaagacgaggagacCGCCATCAACCTCCCGATGCTTCTGGCCAGGGTGAACCGTGCCATGAACGGAGGCGGGGAGGATGACGAAAGGCTCGACGAGGAAGATGGGAgcggaagagaagaggaagacaagCCATGA